The nucleotide sequence CCACCGGCATCGGCATTCTCACAGCCGGCTGGATTACCCGACCAGTTTTCAAATTAAACCAAGCCTCGCAAGCCATTGCCAAAGGGGAATTTGATCGTGTGATTGTCGTCAAAGGGATTAGCGAACTAAAAACCCTAGCCCAGTCCTTCGCCGGCATGGCTGGACAATTGAAATCATCATTTGTCAGGTTAGAATCACAAAACGAAGAATTAAAGCGCCTAGATCAACTCAAAGATGAATTTTTAGCAAATACTTCTCACGAACTGCGAACACCCCTCAACGGCATCATTGGCATTGCCGAATCTCTCATAGATGGAGCAACCGGCCAATTGCCGGCAGCCACCACAGCAAACCTTAGCTTAATTGCCTCTAGTGGTCGTCGCCTATCAAGGTTAATCAATGATATTCTCGACTTCTCTAAACTCAGGCACAAGAACTTAGAACTACAACTTAAACCCGTAGACTTACGAGCTGTTACCCAGGTAGTTTTAACCCTGAGTAACCCCTTAATCGCCAATAAAAAATTGCAACTCGTGAACACCATTCCCGTTGCTTTACCCCTCGTAGAAGCGGACGAAGATCGTCTGCAACAAATTTTGCACAACCTCATCGGCAACGCGATTAAATTCACCCCCTATGGAACCATCACCCTCTCAGCAGAAGCCGTCAACACTCAGCCAGAATTAACAACTGAAACCGGAAAAATAGCAATTACTGTCTCTGACACAGGAATAGGTATTCCTGAAGATAAATTTGAGAGTATTTTTGAATCCTTTGAACAAGCCGAAGGTTCTACCGCTAGAGAATATGGGGGCACGGGGCTTGGACTTGCTGTGACGAAAAAACTGGTGGAATTGCACGGAGGGGAAATTAGGGTTAAATCTCAATTAGGATACGGTTCGCAATTTACATTTACCTTACCTATTTCCCAATGTCAAGTTAAATCGGCTCAATCGACATCTGCTATTTCTGATAGTATTCCTTTAGAGTTAGTGTTTCCTTTAGCACGACAAGATTCTGAAACAACGCTGAATGAAAAGCAATTCAAAGTATTAATTGTTGATGATGAACCCGTTAATCTTCAGGTACTTGTCAACATTCTCTCTCTCTACAATTATGCAATTACCAAAGCCAGTAACGGACAAGAAGCTCTGGAAATTATTCAAGAAGGTTTTATTCCCGACCTCATCTTACTGGATGTGATGATGCCGAAAATGACGGGTTATGAAGTGTGCCAACAAATTCGCGAACGCTTTCCCGCACATGAACTCCCGATTGTGATGTTAACCGCCAAAAATCAAGTTGCAGATATTGTGGCAGGATTTGAATCGGGAGCCAATGATTATCTCTGCAAGCCGATTCAAAAGCAAGAAATGCTAGCTCGAATTAAAACGCATTTGTATTTAGCTAAATTAACTTCTGCTTATGGGCGATTTGTTCCACATAATTTTCTCAAATTCTTAGAAAAAGAAAGCATTATTGATGTCAACCTTGGGGATCAAATGCAACAAGAAATGACCGTCATGTTTTCTGATATTCGCTCCTTTACAGCGCTGTCAGAGTCCATGACTACCCAGGAAACTTTTAGCTTTATCAACTCTTATTTAAGCCGCGTTAGCCCCTTAATTCGCCAGCATAAAGGATTTATTGATAAATACATCGGTGATGCGATTATGGCTTTGTTTCCTGAGTCAGCTTCGGACGCTGTCTCGGCAGCACTGGCGATGCAAAAAGAAGTGAGTATCTATAACCAACATCGTCTGAAAGTCGGTTATGCTCCCATTAAAATTGGCCTAGGCTTGCATACGGGAAATTTAATGCTCGGAACCGTTGGTGAATCAGAACGCATGGACACAACCGTGATTTCTGATGCCGTTAACTTAGCATCTCGGTTGGAAGGATTAACTAAGGTTTATGGAGCAGGTATTTTGGTGAGCGAACAGACAATTGCTCAATTGGCTATTTTGCCAAACATTAACTATCGCTTTCTAGATCGGGTTCGGGTAAAAGGGAAAAGTGAAGCGGTTGCAGTCTATGAAGTGTATGATGAAGAATTGAATTCGTCAAACTCGTTAAAGAGCAAAACAAGAGAGCTTTTTGAACTAGCTTTTAAGGTTTATAGCCGGCAAGATTTTGTGGGAGCAAAACAACAGTTTCAAGAACTATTAACGATAAATCCCCAGGATAAGGCTGCCATGCTTTATGTAAAACGATGCCAGGAATATCTGCACTATGGTGTTCCTCAAGGGTGGGAAGGTGTGACGCATCTCGATTTTAAGTAGGAAGTCTGCCAGGACTGATATCTTATTGGTTGCATTCCCCAGAAAAGTATTCGGTCTTATCTCCATAAACGGGCTAATCAATAAAGTCGCTTATCTCCATAAACGGACTAATCAATAAAGTTGCCGGCATGACTCTCCCCTATGAATCTTGATTCGTGGCTGCCGGCAAAAATTTATCAGCCTCATCAAAACTTGAGAACTTAATGCTCTGCCTGATCGATATTGCGCTTATGCTGATGCACAAATGCTGGGACAATGCCTGATTTTCCTGAAAATACTCGTAAAATTTAGAACTTCCTCAGAAATATCCTCCAATTTATACAGATTACTGCTTGTTTGTTGAACCGGCTCTCTTGCTTCTAAGTTTCGCATCTGGTATCTGATAAACCGCTTGAGGACGCTCTTATACTGGGTAGTACCGACTAGATTTATGGAACTTTCAAATTTTTTGATGCAAATAACTCTTTGAAAAGATAGCACCGGCACGGTATTTATCCGATTGTTGTCTTCTTACCAAAGACCGATATTTCTCGATTGTGGCCGCTTATTTACATCCCCCCTAGTCGGCAGCCACTCAGTTAGAACGGTATGATATAAAAGTTGAAACTTCTTAATGAATTTTAATCAAATGTTGATTTCTTCCTCTGGCATAGCCAAGTTCAAAGAATCAATAACAGAAAAAGTGTTTTTTGGCAATGAGCCAACCCCAGAATTAATCGCAATCTTACTTGTTTATTTCGTTCAAGGAATTCTGGGGTTATCGCGTCTCGCCGTCAGTTTCTTTCTCAAAGACGAACTGGGGTTGAGTCCTGCCGAAGTGTCTGTTTTGTTTGGAGTCGTGGCTTTGCCCTGGATCGTCAAACCTCTGTTTGGCTTTATTTCCGATGGCTTACCCATTCTTAGCTACCGCCGGCGTCCCTACCTTATTCTATCAGGGCTGTTAGGGACATCCGCTTGGGTAGCCCTCGCGACTGTCGTTCATAACGCCTGGGCTGCTACCGCTGTGATCGCCCTGAGTTCTCTTTCCGTTGCCGTGAGTGACGTGATTGTAGACTCCCTGGTGGTGGAACGGGCGCGGCACGAATCTGCCAGCACTGCCGGCTCGCTGCAATCTGTCTGCTGGGGCGCTTCTTCTCTAGGCGCATTAATCACAGCCTACTTTAGCGGTGCCTTACTCCAACATTTCAGCACCCACACCATCTTTCTGATCACGGCATCCTTCCCCCTCATCGTCTCAGCCGTCGCTTGGTTAATTGCCGAGTCGCCGGTGACTGAGCAACCCAACTTCGACACAGTCAAGCAGCAAATTGGGCAACTGCGTCAAGCGATTACCCAGAAAGCGATCTGGATGCCTACGGCTTTTCTCTTTATCTTGCAAGTCACGCCAACCGCAGATGCTGCCTTTTTCTACTTCACCACCAATGAATTAGGCTTTCAACCGGAATTTCTGGGTCGTGTGCGCCTTGTCACCAGCCTTGCCTCTCTCGCCGGCGTCTGGTTATTTCAGCGCTTCTTTAAATCTGTCCCCTTTCGCACCATTTTCGGCTGGTCAACTTTAATTTCAGCCGCTTTGGGGATGACAACTCTATTGTTGGTTACCCATGCTAACCGCGCATTAGGAATTGATGACCATTGGTTTAGCTTGGGCGACAGCTTGGTGCTGACAGTCATGGGGCAAATCGCTTATATGCCGGTGTTGGTGTTAGCTGCACGTCTTTGTCCACCCGGTGTTGAAGCGACTTTGTTCGCTTTGCTAATGTCTGTAACGAATTTGGCAGGGCTGCTTTCTTATCAATTTGGTGCGCTGTTGATGCACTGGTTTGGTATCACTCAGACTAATTTTGACAAACTTTGGTTGTTGGTTCTGATTACTAATCTTTCGACGCTTCTGCCGCTTCCTTTTCTGGGTTTGCTGCCGGCAAGTAGTGCTCAAAGTGATGGAGAAGGTGCGGCTGCAGAATCATTACCGGCTCTTGAACCTGGGTTTAGCGGTGCTAAGCCGGTGGGACAGCATCTTGCCCCGGATTTTATGCCGGAGTTGTTGCCGGTGGGGGGTTTGTCTGATAAGCACTCGACTGATGATAGCGCAGCGTGCCGTGAGGCGTAGGCAGATAATCTGCTAAGGGTTTGTGTCTTTGGAGTTTAGGAATTAACCGCAGATAATAGCGCAGCCTGCCACAGGCTAACGCAGATTTTTGTTTAGTTAATCTGCCTAATTCTGCTGCTCAAAAATTAGAAAACAAGAGGTTTTAATCATGCAGGATCTACAGATTATTAAGCCAGCACCCACTTCTGAAAAAGTGCCCTACAACCGCAATGACTGGCAGCGCGGTTATGAATCTCAACCGAATGAACATGACTACTGGATTGATGACATAGAAGGTAAAATTCCGCCGGAACTTCACGGGACTTTCTTTCGTAATGGACCCGGTTTGCTGGATGTTAATGGTGAACGCATCCACCATCCGTTTGATGGCGATGGCATGGTGTGTTCAGTTGGGTTTTCTAATGGTCGCGCCCACTTCCGCAACCGCTTTGTCCATACTGAGGGTTATTTAGCAGAAAAGAAAGCCGGTAAAATTCTCCATCGGGGCGTGTTCGGCACGCAAAAAGCCGGGGGTTGGTTGGCTAATATTTTTGATATCAAGATGAAGAATATTGCCAATACTCACATTATTTATTGGGGTGGCAAACTTCTGGCATTATGGGAAGCTGCTGAACCTCATCGGCTCAATCCTCATACCTTAGAAACAATTGGGTTAGATTCGCTGGATGGTGTTTTAAAAGCCGGGGACGCTTTTGCTGCTCATCCCCGAATTGAAAAGAGGCCGGAAAATGGGGAGCAGAGATTGGTTAATTTCTCTGTCAAACCCGGACTTTCCACCACGATTACGATTTACGAATTAGACGCCGATGGCAAGGTTGTAAAGCGTCATGCTCACTCGGTTCCTGGTTTTGCTTTCCTGCATGATATGGCGATTACGCCGAATTACTGCATCTTTTTCCAAAATCCTGTCTCGCTAAATCCTCTGCCTTTCTTGTTAGGAATGCGGAGCGCCGGCCAATGTTTGCAATTTAACCCTAATCAACCGACGCGAGTAATTATTATTCCCCGTGATGGTAAAAGTGAGGTTCAAGTTTTAGACACTGAGCCTTGTTTTGTCTTCCACCATGCGAATGCTTGGGAAGAAGGGGATAACATCTTTGTGGACTCGGTTTGTTATGAGTCTTTCCCCAGCGTCGATCCAGATGGAGACTTCCGCGACGTTGATTTTGATGCAATTCCTGCCGGCGAATTGTGGCGGTTGCAGGTGAATTTGCAGGATAAATCGGTACGGCATCAGGTGGTGGAAAGCCGGTGTTGTGAGTTTCCGACGTTGCATCCTGATAATGTGGGACGCGCTTACCGATACTTATATATTGGTGCGGCGGATGCTCCCACCGGCAATGCGCCGTTGCAAGCTGTGCTAAAAATTGATTTGGTAACAGGAGCTCGCCAAATTTGGAGTGCGGCACCACGGGGGT is from Microcoleus sp. FACHB-672 and encodes:
- a CDS encoding hybrid sensor histidine kinase/response regulator, coding for MSTQFLNRLVARFPRQIPLQAVLIVPFILQIFAAVGLTGWLSFRNGQKAVNELTAQLQSAATARIEERFRPYLETPHIVNQINLDAIEEGLLRPRDLRSIESYLLKQLNLFQAVGYIQWGNEFGEFLGVARVRDDGTLNIEAADASTKYRLSTYTVNSKGHRDKLLRDNGAYDPRKRPWYKSAMQQGKPGWSPVYLGYGTEEVVTDAIVPVYDKKGRKLGVLGTTLFLSQIGDFLRNLKISPSAQSFIIERSGLLIASSTLDKPFVMRNGQAERVKATESKDILIRSTAEHLIKHFGNLKEINSSQSLTFELKNQQEFLQITPLRDNRGLDWLIVVVVPEADFMEQINHNTRTTIVLCIVALCGATGIGILTAGWITRPVFKLNQASQAIAKGEFDRVIVVKGISELKTLAQSFAGMAGQLKSSFVRLESQNEELKRLDQLKDEFLANTSHELRTPLNGIIGIAESLIDGATGQLPAATTANLSLIASSGRRLSRLINDILDFSKLRHKNLELQLKPVDLRAVTQVVLTLSNPLIANKKLQLVNTIPVALPLVEADEDRLQQILHNLIGNAIKFTPYGTITLSAEAVNTQPELTTETGKIAITVSDTGIGIPEDKFESIFESFEQAEGSTAREYGGTGLGLAVTKKLVELHGGEIRVKSQLGYGSQFTFTLPISQCQVKSAQSTSAISDSIPLELVFPLARQDSETTLNEKQFKVLIVDDEPVNLQVLVNILSLYNYAITKASNGQEALEIIQEGFIPDLILLDVMMPKMTGYEVCQQIRERFPAHELPIVMLTAKNQVADIVAGFESGANDYLCKPIQKQEMLARIKTHLYLAKLTSAYGRFVPHNFLKFLEKESIIDVNLGDQMQQEMTVMFSDIRSFTALSESMTTQETFSFINSYLSRVSPLIRQHKGFIDKYIGDAIMALFPESASDAVSAALAMQKEVSIYNQHRLKVGYAPIKIGLGLHTGNLMLGTVGESERMDTTVISDAVNLASRLEGLTKVYGAGILVSEQTIAQLAILPNINYRFLDRVRVKGKSEAVAVYEVYDEELNSSNSLKSKTRELFELAFKVYSRQDFVGAKQQFQELLTINPQDKAAMLYVKRCQEYLHYGVPQGWEGVTHLDFK
- a CDS encoding folate/biopterin family MFS transporter produces the protein MLISSSGIAKFKESITEKVFFGNEPTPELIAILLVYFVQGILGLSRLAVSFFLKDELGLSPAEVSVLFGVVALPWIVKPLFGFISDGLPILSYRRRPYLILSGLLGTSAWVALATVVHNAWAATAVIALSSLSVAVSDVIVDSLVVERARHESASTAGSLQSVCWGASSLGALITAYFSGALLQHFSTHTIFLITASFPLIVSAVAWLIAESPVTEQPNFDTVKQQIGQLRQAITQKAIWMPTAFLFILQVTPTADAAFFYFTTNELGFQPEFLGRVRLVTSLASLAGVWLFQRFFKSVPFRTIFGWSTLISAALGMTTLLLVTHANRALGIDDHWFSLGDSLVLTVMGQIAYMPVLVLAARLCPPGVEATLFALLMSVTNLAGLLSYQFGALLMHWFGITQTNFDKLWLLVLITNLSTLLPLPFLGLLPASSAQSDGEGAAAESLPALEPGFSGAKPVGQHLAPDFMPELLPVGGLSDKHSTDDSAACREA
- a CDS encoding carotenoid oxygenase family protein, with translation MQDLQIIKPAPTSEKVPYNRNDWQRGYESQPNEHDYWIDDIEGKIPPELHGTFFRNGPGLLDVNGERIHHPFDGDGMVCSVGFSNGRAHFRNRFVHTEGYLAEKKAGKILHRGVFGTQKAGGWLANIFDIKMKNIANTHIIYWGGKLLALWEAAEPHRLNPHTLETIGLDSLDGVLKAGDAFAAHPRIEKRPENGEQRLVNFSVKPGLSTTITIYELDADGKVVKRHAHSVPGFAFLHDMAITPNYCIFFQNPVSLNPLPFLLGMRSAGQCLQFNPNQPTRVIIIPRDGKSEVQVLDTEPCFVFHHANAWEEGDNIFVDSVCYESFPSVDPDGDFRDVDFDAIPAGELWRLQVNLQDKSVRHQVVESRCCEFPTLHPDNVGRAYRYLYIGAADAPTGNAPLQAVLKIDLVTGARQIWSAAPRGFAGEPVFVPRPGSMAEDDGWLIMLVYDSAHHRSDVVILDARDLNKGPVARLHLKHHVPYGLHGSFTPEYFGPDAGV